A stretch of Cicer arietinum cultivar CDC Frontier isolate Library 1 chromosome 5, Cicar.CDCFrontier_v2.0, whole genome shotgun sequence DNA encodes these proteins:
- the LOC101506103 gene encoding splicing factor SF3a60 homolog produces the protein MSSTLLEVTRAAHEEVERLERVIVKDLQNEPTSNKDRLFQSHRVRNMIDTITSTTERLIEIYDDNDNARKDEIAALGGQTATGINVFSAFYDRLKEIREYHRKHPVARVVDANDDFEALLKEEPQIEFSGEEAFGRYLDMHELYHQYVNSKFGEPIEYSAYLDVFSETDKVPRKMKTTRQYREYLGNLLEYLIYFFQRTEPLQDLDRIFSKVTAEFEENWASGMVQGWENDNQENGHVASQHTAIDLDYYSTVEELMEVGPERLKEALAALGLKSGGTVQQRAERLFLTKHTPLEKLDKKHFAKGAHGLEKNGVAAASQEGNLKEIALMEAKMNKLCDLLDETIARTKDNVIKKQALTYEEIEAEREEEETQEDSESEDDEQQIYNPLKLPMGWDGKPIPYWLYKLHGLGQEFKCEICGNYSYWGRRAFERHFKEWRHQHGMRCLGIPNTKNFNEITSIEEAKELWKKIQQRQGVNKWRPDLEEEYEDKEGNIYNKKTYTDLQRQGLI, from the exons atgtCGTCGACGTTGCTGGAAGTGACTCGGGCAGCACACGAGGAGGTGGAGCGGCTGGAGAGGGTGATAGTGAAAGACCTTCAGAATGAACCTACTTCCAACAAGGACCGTTTGTTTCAGAGCCACCGCGTTCGTAATATGATCGATACCATCACTTCCACCACTGAAAGACTC ATTGAGATTTACGACGACAATGACAATGCAAGAAAGGATGAAATTGCTGCACTCGGAGGCCAAACCGCTACTGGAATCAATGTTTTTAGTGCCTTCTACGATAGACTCAAAGAG ATACGTGAGTATCATCGGAAGCATCCAGTTGCACGTGTTGTTGATGCTAATGATGATTTTGAAGCTCTTCTTAAAGAGGAACCTCAAATTGAGTTCAGTGGAGag GAAGCTTTTGGTCGATACTTAGACATGCATGAATTATACCATCAGTATGTCAATTCTAAATTTGGTGAGCCAATTGAGTATTCGGCATACCTTGATGTTTTTTCGGAAACAGATAAGGTTCCACGAAAAATGAAAACGACGAG GCAGTACAGGGAGTACTTGGGGAATCTGTTAGAGTATCTGATATATTTTTTCCAGCGGACAGAACCCCTGCAAGATCTCGATCGAATCTTTTCAAAg GTAACAGCCGAGTTTGAAGAAAATTGGGCTAGTGGAATGGTTCAAGGGTGGGAGAATGACAATCAGGAAAATGGACATGTAGCTAGTCAGCACACTGCAATTGATCTTGATTATTACAGTACAGTTGAAGAGCTTATGGAAGTGGGTCCTGAAAGGTTAAAGGAG GCACTGGCTGCATTGGGACTTAAGAGTGGTGGCACTGTTCAGCAACGTGCAGAGAGGCTCTTCCTCACAAAG CATACACCTCTTGAAAAGTTGGACAAGAAGCATTTTGCCAAGGGGGCACATGGTTTAGAAAAAAATGGGGTTGCTGCTGCTTCACAAGAAggaaatttaaaagaaattgcaTTAATGGAGGCCAAAATGAATAAACTGTGTGATTTGTTAGACGAG ACAATTGCTCGAACAAAAGACAATGTTATAAAGAAGCAAGCCTTAACTTATGAGGAAATTGAAGCAGAACGTGAGGAG GAAGAGACACAAGAGGATTCTGAAAGCGAAGATGATGAGCAGCAGATTTATAATCCCTTAAAATTACCAATGGGATGGGATGGGAAGCCTATACCTTATTGGCTGTATAAGCTACATGGTCTTGGTCAG GAATTTAAGTGTGAGATTTGTGGGAACTACAGTTATTGGGGGCGTCGTGCTTTTGAACGACATTTTAAAGAATGGCGTCATCAACATGGGATGCGGTGTCTTGGTATTCCAAATACAAAGAACTTCAATGAAATCACATCAATTGAG GAAGCAAAGGAGCTCTGGAAGAAGATACAGCAGAGACAAGGAGTGAACAAGTGGCGCCCAGATCTCGAGGAAGAGTATGAAGACAAAGAAGGCAACATCTATAATAAGAAGACATACACTGATTTACAACGCCAGGGACTGATATGA
- the LOC101506433 gene encoding uncharacterized protein, with protein MPRSSKHKSSKHSSRDYSDSERDSGAKDRRNKEESSVKALKDSSSAEKRRLDSKDVHGNGEYSDEYGSSSKRRKEGGDRWNGGEEGSKKSKVIGDSKSSKRRDGSVGVYGEGEEVKRSSGKHRDSSSSGRKENVEKEKEKEKEKERKFKEGRSEESVDEQEQRPSKQVFENNESKKVDELRSLEQDGQPERRMRKKRDDYGDGDKQQDDVGDGYDRHLSSRDDNAKDGKKKDDRRKDEKYRDKYREEMDRENKHRHDKQRDEHPAKDHTAIRSDDKHVREEKNNLESRQKRSKHPESDRDRDRDREYRDRDGERDRDFEYVRDRERRHERDHDYDFDRDHDYDRDRDWDWDRDRDFDRERGRDRDRHRDRDGSHGDDRSARGKDSGTKKRTLDDRDDYNDSKSRSVKSYYPETEKRSLTSNRVDSDIDRGRSLPRQVHADSTGTSSKHRSSPASNAHIGKDEYRNANAEDTKYRDSTTEQRTKASREGYSAISDRGPRYKLMEKPIKVDESVGDLATERSSSAKASPMGLIERSPSSTSIERRYMNKSVVKRNLEIDESGRRNNTDARDVSSSDDRLGRESIHEKPLLDEPSQADSSFYGRTNQNNPSVIPPQSGFRAALDRPYMGSLEDDVRDNSNTRYRRSSEPGFGRVHGGNSWRAIPNWPSPVPNGFVPFPPGPAHGGFQTMMPQFSSQPLFGVRPPMDVNHAGIPYHIADPDRFPGHLRPLGWPNLMDGTGPAHMHGWDGNNGVFRDDPHMYGGSEWDRNRHPTNSHGWESGSESWKEQNCDSKKDLPSPACKDESAPALVENGLPDQTSQDENNHAESHEKSPETKGSSVSSPGKVPLNSLPTTVLEKPVTFTPEDNTSLFTRFYLSKLDISTDLVLPELYDQCVCALNVGKKASDDVVASTELSLKNGSRAPLKYAATLSRHSPFPVVDNSIFQRAIDLYKKQRVKLPNKGDVDVFAASNHMQVDESVPIPSSEKRHVSGSASDATKDVVTQALSPAKGHLEKINQTCSQMEQDNDSTHTLKIPSSPSPDPENQETTVADLPMEDDKVTSDMPSSGDAEDNLSIVTKSEALLAPNSPEECDNMNIDATVTGFTQHADEKLGFGDTNGNPLIFEDGSPKACDALMPGSNESESLILSRIHHSPESTH; from the exons ATGCCGCGTAGTTCGAAGCACAAATCCAGCAAGCACAGTTCGAGAGACTATTCAGACTCCGAGAGGGATTCCGGCGCCAAAGATCGGAGGAACAAGGAGGAGAGTTCCGTGAAGGCGTTGAAGGATTCGAGTTCTGCTGAGAAGCGGAGATTGGATTCAAAGGACGTGCACGGGAACGGTGAGTATTCCGATGAATACGGTTCGTCATCGAAGCGGCGCAAGGAGGGCGGAGACAGGTGGAATGGCGGCGAGGAAGGGTCGAAGAAATCGAAGGTCATTGGGGATTCGAAGAGTAGTAAGAGGAGGGATGGGAGCGTTGGAGTGTACGGTGAGGGTGAGGAGGTGAAGAGGAGTAGCGGGAAGCATAGGGATTCTTCGTCTTCTGGTCGGAAGGAGAACGTGGAGAAGGAAAAAGAGAAggagaaggaaaaggaaaggaagttCAAAGAAGGAAGAAGCGAGGAATCTGTCGATGAACAAGAACAGCGCCCATCCAAGCAAGTGTTTGAAAATAATG AATCTAAAAAAGTAGACGAGTTGCGTAGCCTTGAACAAGATGGCCAGCCTGAGAGGCGAATGAGGAAGAAAAGGGATGACTATGGTGATGGTGATAAGCAACAAGATGATGTTGGAGATGGTTATGATAGGCATTTGTCTTCTAGGGATGACAATGCCAAGGATGGGAAGAAGAAGGATGATAGGCGAAAAGATGAGAAATATAGAGACAAATATAGGGAAGAAATGGACAGGGAGAACAAACATCGACATGACAAACAGCGTGATGAGCATCCAGCAAAAGATCATACTGCCATTAGGTCTGATGATAAACATGTAAGGGAAGAAAAGAATAATTTAGAATCACGGCAAAAGAGAAGTAAGCATCCAGAGAGTGATAGGGACCGTGACCGAGACCGTGAATATCGTGATCGAGATGGAGAACGAGATCGTGATTTTGAATACGTTCGTGATCGTGAGCGTCGCCATGAACGTGATCATGATTATGATTTTGACAGAGATCATGATTATGATAGAGATCGAGATTGGGACTGGGATCGTGATCGAGATTTTGATCGTGAACGAGGCAGAGACCGTGATCGTCATCGTGATCGTGATGGGTCACATGGGGATGATAGAAGTGCAAGAGGCAAAGATAGTGGGACGAAAAAAAGAACTTTGGATGATCGCGATGATTACAATGATTCTAAATCTAGATCTGTTAAAAGCTACTATCCTGAGACTGAGAAGAGGAGTTTGACCAGCAACAGGGTGGATTCTGATATTGACAGGGGAAGATCTCTACCTCGACAAGTTCATGCAGATTCAACTGGGACTAGCAGTAAACACAGATCCTCTCCTGCGTCAAATGCACATATTGGCAAAGATGAATATAg AAATGCAAATGCTGAAGATACAAAGTATAGAGACTCAACTACAGAACAGAGAACCAAAGCCTCAAGAGAGGGTTACTCCGCGATTTCAGATAGAGGTCCTAGATACAAACTAATGGAGAAACCTATTAAAGTAGACGAATCTGTAGGAGACTTGGCAACTGAAAGGTCTTCTAGTGCTAAGGCTTCACCCATGGGCCTGATAGAAAGATCTCCTTCATCAACAAGCATTGAACGCAGATATATGAATAAAAGTGTTGTTAAGCGGAATCTTGAAATTGATGAAAGTGGAAGAAGGAACAATACTGATGCAAGAGATGTCTCTTCTTCTGACGATAGACTAGGCCGGGAGTCGATTCATGAGAAACCACTATTGGACGAGCCTTCTCAAGCAGATTCATCTTTCTATGGCAGAACTAATCAGAACAATCCATCTGTAATTCCTCCCCAATCTGGTTTCAGGGCTGCACTAGACAGGCCTTATATGGGTTCTCTAGAGGATGATGTTAGAGATAACTCTAATACCCGATACAGGAGAAGTAGTGAACCTGGCTTTGGGAGAGTGCATGGTGGTAATTCCTGGAGAGCAATTCCAAACTGGCCTTCACCTGTACCAAATGGATTTGTTCCCTTCCCACCTGGGCCAGCTCATGGAGGCTTTCAAACAATGATGCCACAGTTTTCATCTCAACCTCTCTTTGGTGTTAGGCCTCCAATGGATGTTAACCATGCTGGTATTCCTTACCATATTGCTGACCCCGACAGGTTTCCAGGTCACTTGCGCCCACTTGGGTGGCCAAATTTGATGGATGGTACCGGACCTGCTCATATGCATGGATGGGATGGCAATAATGGGGTTTTCAGAGATGATCCTCATATGTATGGTGGTTCTGAATGGGATAGAAACAGGCACCCAACAAATAGTCATGGATGGGAATCTGGTTCAGAGAGTTGGAAAGAACAGAATTGTGATTCAAAGAAAGACTTGCCTTCCCCAGCCTGCAAAGATGAATCAGCTCCTGCCCTAGTTGAGAATGGTTTGCCTGATCAGACGTCTCAGGATGAAAACAACCACGCCGAATCTCACGAGAAGTCTCCTGAAACAAAGGGTTCCAGTGTCAGTTCTCCAGGAAAAGTACCTTTGAACTCTTTGCCCACAACTGTTTTGGAAAAGCCTGTTACTTTTACACCCGAAGACAACACTTCTCTTTTTACCCGTTTCTACCTTTCCAAACTTGACATTTCAACAGACTTAGTACTTCCAGAGTTGTATGACCAGTGTGTATGTGCTCTTAATGTTGGCAAGAAAGCATCCGATGATGTTGTTGCTAGTACAGAATTATCCTTGAAG AATGGTTCGAGGGCACCACTGAAATACGCCGCCACTTTATCAAGACATTCACCTTTTCCAGTAGTTGATAATTCTATCTTCCAG AGAGCTATTGATCTTTACAAGAAGCAACGGGTGAAACTGCCTAATAAGGGGGATGTAGATGTATTTGCAGCATCCAACCATATGCAAGTGGATGAGTCAGTTCCTATTCCCAGTTCAGAGAAAAGACATGTTTCTGGCTCAGCTTCTGATGCAACAAAAGATGTGGTAACACAAGCTCTATCTCCTGCAAAGGGGCATCTGGAAAAGATCAATCAGACCTGCAGTCAAATGGAGCAAGATAATGATTCTACCCATACTTTGAAGATACCATCTAGTCCATCTCCTGATCCTGAGAATCAAGAAACAACTGTTGCAGATTTGCCAATGGAAGATGACAAAGTCACTTCTGATATGCCGAGTTCAGGGGATGCAGAGGACAATCTCTCCATTGTAACAAAAAGTGAAGCACTATTGGCCCCCAATTCACCTGAAGAGTGTGATAACATGAATATCGATGCCACAGTTACGGGTTTTACCCAGCACGCAGATGAAAAGCTGGGTTTTGGTGACACAAATGGTAATCCCTTAATTTTTGAGGATGGGTCTCCCAAAGCATGTGATGCTTTGATGCCTGGTTCAAATGAGTCTGAGTCACTTATTTTAAGCCGGATACATCATTCCCCTGAAAGTACACATTGA
- the LOC101505237 gene encoding uncharacterized protein, which translates to MVADSWFRSLWRTPRKHDANSEKVIGVLAFEIASLMSKLVNLWQSLSDKQIARLREEITNSIGIRKLVSDDDHFIERLICMEIVENMAHVAESVARLAKKCSDPILKGFENIFYGFITKGADPYGWEFPCKKMEKNIKKMEKFISTNASLYQEMEVLADLEQALTRVKSNGELDGVSLSEYQKKVTWKRHEVKNLRDISLWNRTYDYTIHLLAGSLFTIFCKINHVFGIQEMVDDGGANNSSVLNSDFINRSHSVSSLLQSSFHPSQNNIARFSSGPLHTITASASARSGPIVRTNKTISHSGPLGDSSTKSGPILGKHTNVNFYSGPLARTANQSVSVTRTNKKNKIWKFYKHSAAISGKETHARHSRMTQVGPFKGCMAWDSSSVADCHSSVSGVHYGIQNHKENLNPLGLGKVVRHTQSIFKSLCKLLNPPPETLGAVALSLHYANVIIVIEKLAASPHLIGLDARDDLYNMLPRRVRVALKAKLKPYTKTMASSSVYDTSLAGEWNEAMSSILEWLAPLAHNMIRWQTERSFEQQSFVSRTNVLLVQTLYFANQEKTEEIITELLVGLNYVCKYGREVNAKALAECGSFRVGNEYLNLNLNG; encoded by the coding sequence TTGGCATAAGAAAGCTTGTTTCAGACGATGATCATTTCATTGAACGATTGATCTGTATGGAGATAGTTGAGAATATGGCACATGTAGCCGAGTCTGTGGCTAGGCTTGCAAAGAAATGCAGTGATCCGATTTTGAAAGGTTTCGAGAACATCTTTTATGGGTTTATCACTAAGGGTGCTGATCCATATGGGTGGGAATTCCCTTGCAAGAAgatggaaaaaaatattaaaaagatggAAAAGTTCATATCAACTAATGCAAGCTTGTATCAAGAGATGGAGGTGCTTGCTGATCTGGAGCAAGCTCTTACAAGAGTTAAGTCTAATGGTGAGTTGGATGGTGTCAGTCTAAGCGAGTATCAGAAGAAAGTTACATGGAAGAGGCACGAGGTGAAGAACTTGCGGGATATTTCTCTGTGGAACAGGACATACGATTACACAATACATCTTTTGGCAGGATCCTTATTCACAATATTCTGTAAGATCAACCATGTATTTGGAATTCAAGAGATGGTAGATGATGGTGGAGCTAATAATTCAAGTGTCTTAAATTCTGATTTCATTAATAGAAGTCATTCAGTTTCTTCATTATTGCAATCTTCATTCCACCCATCACAGAATAATATTGCCAGATTTTCTTCAGGACCCCTTCATACTATTACTGCTAGTGCTAGTGCTAGATCAGGTCCAATTGTTAGAACAAATAAAACCATTTCTCATTCAGGTCCCCTTGGTGACTCATCAACAAAGTCAGGCCCAATTTTAGGAAAACATACCAATGTCAATTTTTACTCGGGTCCCCTTGCAAGGACTGCGAATCAATCAGTCTCGGTTACtagaacaaataaaaagaacaagATTTGGAAGTTTTATAAACACTCCGCCGCCATAAGTGGGAAGGAAACTCACGCAAGACATAGTCGAATGACTCAAGTTGGACCTTTCAAAGGATGTATGGCTTGGGACAGTTCCTCTGTCGCCGACTGTCATTCAAGTGTAAGTGGTGTTCATTATGGAATTCAGAATCACAAAGAAAATTTGAACCCTCTTGGTCTTGGCAAAGTCGTTCGCCATACTCAATCAATCTTCAAATCTCTGTGCAAGCTATTAAATCCTCCACCTGAAACACTTGGTGCAGTTGCTTTATCCCTGCACTATGCAAATGTTATCATTGTGATTGAGAAGCTAGCAGCGTCTCCACACTTGATCGGTCTCGATGCAAGAGATGACCTGTACAACATGTTACCAAGACGTGTGAGAGTTGCCCTCAAGGCCAAGTTAAAGCCGTATACCAAGACAATGGCATCATCATCGGTCTACGACACAAGTCTAGCAGGAGAATGGAATGAAGCAATGTCAAGCATATTGGAATGGTTGGCACCGCTTGCTCATAACATGATAAGGTGGCAAACTGAGAGGAGTTTTGAGCAGCAGAGCTTTGTTTCACGAACGAATGTGCTGCTGGTACAAACTCTTTACTTTGCGAATCAAGAAAAGACGGAAGAAATAATCACCGAGCTTCTTGTGGGTCTGAATTATGTCTGCAAATATGGCAGGGAGGTCAATGCAAAAGCTCTGGCAGAGTGTGGCAGTTTTAGGGTTGGTAATGAGTATCTGAATCTGAATCTGAATGGATGA
- the LOC101505793 gene encoding phosphomevalonate kinase, peroxisomal, with protein MAVVVSAPGKVLMTGGYLVLERPNAGLVLSTNARFYAIIKPIYPETKSDSWAWAWTDVRLTSPQLSREALYKLALKNLTIQTVSSSETRNPFVEYAVQYSVAAAYATSDQNKKDLLHKLLLQGLDITILGSNDFYSYRNEIERRGLPLTPETLATLPPFASITFNTDDANEGNCKPEVAKTGLGSSAAMTTAVVAALLHYLGAVKISSSKDHQDRKDIADLDLVHKIAQTAHCIAQGKVGSGFDVSSAVYGSQRYVRFSPEVISSTQVAATAVPLPEVIIDILKGKWDHDRTEFSLPPLMTLILGEPGTGGSSTPSMVGAVKKWQKSNPQKSLETWRRLSEANSALEVQLNLLRKLAKEHWDAYKSVVDSCSILKSDKWIEQASEPNKEAVVKALLGSKEAMVGIRYHMRLMGEAAGVPIEPESQTQLLDATMNLEGVLVAGVPGAGGFDAVFAVTLGDSNSNVTKTWSSVNVLSMLVKEDPCGVSLESADPRTNEITSAVSSIHIE; from the exons ATGGCCGT GGTTGTTTCTGCTCCTGGAAAGGTTTTAATGACTGGGGGTTATCTTGTTTTGGAGAGACCTAATGCTGGCCTTGTTCTCAGTACAAATGCTCGCTTTTATGCTATTATTAAGCCCATTTATCCCGAAACTAAATCTGATTCCTGGGCTTGg GCTTGGACAGATGTTAGATTAACTTCTCCTCAGCTCTCAAGAGAAGCATTGTACAAATTAGCACTAAAAAATCTTACCATCCAAACTGTTTCCTCGAG TGAAACAAGGAACCCTTTTGTGGAATATGCAGTGCAATACTCTGTGGCTGCTGCTTATGCAACATCTGACCAGAATAAAAAGGACTTGTTACACAAACTACTTTTACAAG GTCTTGACATTACAATTTTGGGTTCCAatgatttttattcttataGGAACGAG ATTGAGAGACGCGGACTCCCTTTGACACCAGAAACATTGGCCACCCTTCCTCCTTTTGCCTCCATTACCTTTAATACTGATGATGCTAATGAAGGAAATTGCAAGCCTGAAGTTGCTAAAACTGGTTTAGGCTCATCCGCAGCAATGACAACAGCTGTAGTCGCTGCTTTACTTCATTACCTTGGTGCTGTAAAGATTTCCTCTTCAAAAGATCATCAGGACAGGAAGGATATTGCAGATCTTGATCTGGTTCATAAAATAGCTCAAACTGCACACTGTATTGCACAAGGGAAAGTGGGTAGTGGGTTTGATGTAAGTTCAGCCGTGTATGGTAGTCAGCGCTATGTGCGGTTTTCACCTGAAGTGATTTCTTCCACTCAG GTTGCAGCTACAGCAGTGCCCTTGCCAGAAGTAATCATTGACATTCTGAAAGGAAAGTGGGACCACGACAGGACCGAGTTCTCTTTACCACCTTTGATGACTCTT ATACTAGGGGAACCTGGAACTGGTGGATCATCCACACCATCAATGGTTGGTGCTGTAAAAAAATGGCAAAAGTCTAACCCTCAGAAGTCTCTAGAAACATGGAGAAGATTGTCAGAGGCAAATTCAGCATTGGAAGTGCAACTGAACTTGTTAAGAAAATTAGCAAAAGAACATTGGGATGCATATAAATCTGTGGTTGACAGCTGCAGCATCCTCAAATCAGACAAG TGGATAGAACAAGCTTCTGAACCTAACAAAGAAGCAGTTGTTAAAGCACTGCTAGGATCCAAAGAGGCCATGGTGGGCATCAGATATCATATGCGCCTAATGGGTGAGGCTGCAGGTGTACcg ATTGAACCAGAATCACAAACACAACTTCTAGATGCTACAATGAACTTGGAAGGAGTACTGGTCGCTGGAGTTCCAGGAGCAGGAGGATTCGATGCAGTCTTTGCTGTTACTTTGGGAGATTCAAACAGCAACGTGACAAAAACATGGAGTTCAGTTAATGTTCTTTCCATGTTGGTTAAAGAAGATCCATGTGGAGTTTCATTAGAAAGTGCTGACCCACGAACCAATGAAATCACATCAGCTGTGTCTTCAATTCATATTGAATAA